In the genome of Dermacentor variabilis isolate Ectoservices chromosome 5, ASM5094787v1, whole genome shotgun sequence, one region contains:
- the LOC142582706 gene encoding tudor domain-containing protein 5-like: MSNNSSATFASIAEPPNQHQDSPSESEHRGNADVRLYLESRLPHDGESVPLTAAVELLRNELKWPQLSSTEVLNACLETAGRLNFQVKEGQVVICRGRTPSLPSSADGEPSTPRPVCADVNVIQPLPYTLENEFFPVLVRHIISPEAIVINLAGNLSDQLAEMHKAMKLFYSHPGMGGTGGQEVAAQDLVAGALCAYPHVDTSGSGAGRWCRGVITGVHQDGMIKVTDVDSGVKTLKPSTSLRQLASHFCTLPRQAITVRLYRLRPAYGGVWGLEACTRLAELVWDETVMCRLVTYVDDMPAVIMCKTSGPDDIYASNVLIEECLALPLGSSDDEE; the protein is encoded by the coding sequence ATGAGCAATAATAGCAGTGCCACGTTTGCTTCGATCGCCGAGCCGCCCAACCAGCACCAAGACAGCCCGTCAGAATCCGAACACAGAGGGAATGCCGATGTTCGGCTTTACCTTGAGTCCAGACTTCCACACGACGGTGAATCTGTGCCGCTGACGGCAGCCGTCGAACTGCTACGAAATGAACTGAAATGGCCCCAACTGAGTTCAACAGAGGTACTGAATGCTTGCTTGGAGACAGCTGGCCGGTTGAACTTCCAAGTTAAAGAGGGTCAAGTTGTCATTTGCCGTGGCAGAACGCCTTCGCTGCCGTCATCCGCGGATGGCGAGCCATCTACGCCGCGACCCGTGTGCGCTGATGTCAACGTGATACAACCACTGCCCTACACCTTGGAGAACGAGTTCTTCCCAGTTCTTGTGCGACACATAATTAGCCCCGAAGCCATCGTCATAAACTTGGCTGGAAACTTGAGCGATCAGTTGGCAGAGATGCACAAAGCAATGAAATTGTTCTACTCTCATCCTGGCATGGGGGGAACTGGCGGGCAGGAGGTAGCCGCGCAGGATCTGGTTGCTGGCGCCTTGTGCGCTTACCCACACGTCGACACGTCTGGTTCCGGAGCGGGAAGGTGGTGCCGTGGAGTCATAACGGGTGTCCATCAGGACGGCATGATCAAAGTCACGGATGTCGACAGCGGCGTAAAAACCCTGAAACCAAGCACCAGCTTGCGCCAGCTCGCCTCGCACTTCTGTACGCTACCACGGCAAGCTATAACAGTACGGCTATACCGGCTACGTCCTGCCTACGGAGGGGTATGGGGACTTGAAGCGTGTACTAGGTTGGCGGAGTTGGTCTGGGACGAGACAGTCATGTGCCGACTCGTCACCTATGTAGATGACATGCCTGCTGTTATCATGTGCAAAACAAGTGGTCCAGATGACATCTATGCGAGTAATGTACTCATTGAGGAATGCCTGGCACTTCCACTGGGGTCGTCTGACGATGAAGAATAA